From the Takifugu flavidus isolate HTHZ2018 chromosome 12, ASM371156v2, whole genome shotgun sequence genome, one window contains:
- the bcl7bb gene encoding B-cell CLL/lymphoma 7 protein family member B-B, which produces MNQKSIKMSGRSGRAETRSRAKDDIKKVLAAIEKVRKWEKKWVTVGDTSLRIFKWVPVTETKQIYHSKSASRGLRGLKNVVLENSNSLLDFTDENSNQSFLSDVYHSKMDNSSSASSSQQVSPPHTSLRTDDSQPPMLGQESVDEPVNIGRDGADEPPTLIKEDLLSSGSVSQGPSGAQAGSEESGAPPLKKICTRDNSLLR; this is translated from the exons ATGAATCAGAAAAGCATCAAGATGTCGGGACGATCCGGCCGCGCAGAGACACGCAGCAGAGCGAAAGACGACATCAAGAAGGTCCTCGCCGCCATCGAGAAAGTACGAAAATG GGAGAAGAAATGGGTGACGGTCGGAGACACGTCTTTGCGTATATTCAAGTGGGTCCCGGTGACAGAAACCAAGCAG ATCTATCACAGCAAATCTGCCAGCAGAGGTTTAAGAGGACTGAAAAATGTTGTTCTGGAGAACTCCAACTCTTTACTAGATTTTACTG ATGAGAACAGCAACCAGAGCTTTCTGTCAGACGTTTACCACTCTAAAATGGACAATAGCAGCAGCGCGTCCAGCTCGCAGCAGGTCAGTCCTCCACATACCAGCCTCAGAACTGATGACTCTCAACCTCCAATGCTGGGCCAAGAGAGTGTAGATG AGCCAGTCAACATAGGAAGAGACGGGGCTGATGAGCCTCCTACTCTCATCAAGGAGGACCTCCTCTCATCTGGAAGTGTCAGCCAGGGCCCCTCAGGCGCACAG GCGGGGTCGGAGGAGTCAGGAGCCCCCCCTTTGAAGAAGATTTGCACAAGAGACAATAGTCTTCTGAGATAG